In Primulina huaijiensis isolate GDHJ02 chromosome 6, ASM1229523v2, whole genome shotgun sequence, a single window of DNA contains:
- the LOC140978089 gene encoding probable calcium-binding protein CML21 isoform X3: protein MLGTKKEKKKLSIPRLIYQPKMGGAVVKGESPKASVPESKLEAKIIEAMKRREVGGSTIKSLNTIILKFPKIDESLRKCKATFEEFDEDGNGAIDLQELKHCLNKMEISFTDEETNDLFEACDINEDMGMNFNEFIVLLCLVYLLKEDPTSKHTVSKKSCIGIPNLEATFETIVDAFVFLDKNKDGYVSKNEMVDAINETTSGERSSGRIAMKRFEEMDWDKNGTVNFKEFLFAFTSWVGIEDFEDEEEEEDS from the exons ATGTTAggaacaaaaaaagaaaaaaagaaatt GAGCATACCGCGATTGATTTACCAACCGAAAATGGGAGGTGCAGTGGTTAAGGGAGAGTCTCCTAAGGCTTCGGTACCAGAGTCGAAGCTCGAGGCTAAAATAATCGAGGCCATGAAGAGGAGAGAAGTTGGAGGGAGCACCATAAAATCATTGAACACCATTATCTTAAAATTCCCCAAAATCGACGAAAGCTTAAGAAAGTGCAAAGCAACATTCGAAGAATTTG ACGAGGATGGAAATGGAGCAATAGATCTACAAGAACTGAAGCACTGTCTCAACAAGATGGAAATTAGTTTCACGGATGAGGAAACCAATGATCTCTTTGAGGCGTGTGATATAAACGAAGACATGGGAATGAACTTCAATGAATTTATTGTTCTTCTGTGTCTCGTCTACCTTTTGAAGGAAGATCCGACCTCAAAGCATACAGTTTCGAAA AAATCATGCATTGGAATACCTAATCTGGAGGCTACCTTTGAAACAATAGTGGATGCATTTGTGTTTTTGGACAAGAACAAGGATGGCTATGTGAGCAAGAACGAGATGGTTGATGCTATAAACGAAACTACTTCAGGGGAACGGTCTTCTGGGAGAATAGCCATGAAAAGATTTG AAGAGATGGACTGGGATAAAAATGGGACAGTGAACTTCAAGGAGTTTCTTTTTGCTTTTACTAGTTGGGTTGGGATCGAAGATTTTGAggacgaagaagaagaagaagattctTGA
- the LOC140978089 gene encoding probable calcium-binding protein CML21 isoform X2: protein MGGAVVKGESPKASVPESKLEAKIIEAMKRREVGGSTIKSLNTIILKFPKIDESLRKCKATFEEFDEDGNGAIDLQELKHCLNKMEISFTDEETNDLFEACDINEDMGMNFNEFIVLLCLVYLLKEDPTSKHTVSKKSCIGIPNLEATFETIVDAFVFLDKNKDGYVSKNEMVDAINETTSGERSSGRIAMKRFEEMDWDKNGTVNFKEFLFAFTSWVGIEDFEDEEEEEDS from the exons ATGGGAGGTGCAGTGGTTAAGGGAGAGTCTCCTAAGGCTTCGGTACCAGAGTCGAAGCTCGAGGCTAAAATAATCGAGGCCATGAAGAGGAGAGAAGTTGGAGGGAGCACCATAAAATCATTGAACACCATTATCTTAAAATTCCCCAAAATCGACGAAAGCTTAAGAAAGTGCAAAGCAACATTCGAAGAATTTG ACGAGGATGGAAATGGAGCAATAGATCTACAAGAACTGAAGCACTGTCTCAACAAGATGGAAATTAGTTTCACGGATGAGGAAACCAATGATCTCTTTGAGGCGTGTGATATAAACGAAGACATGGGAATGAACTTCAATGAATTTATTGTTCTTCTGTGTCTCGTCTACCTTTTGAAGGAAGATCCGACCTCAAAGCATACAGTTTCGAAA AAATCATGCATTGGAATACCTAATCTGGAGGCTACCTTTGAAACAATAGTGGATGCATTTGTGTTTTTGGACAAGAACAAGGATGGCTATGTGAGCAAGAACGAGATGGTTGATGCTATAAACGAAACTACTTCAGGGGAACGGTCTTCTGGGAGAATAGCCATGAAAAGATTTG AAGAGATGGACTGGGATAAAAATGGGACAGTGAACTTCAAGGAGTTTCTTTTTGCTTTTACTAGTTGGGTTGGGATCGAAGATTTTGAggacgaagaagaagaagaagattctTGA
- the LOC140978089 gene encoding probable calcium-binding protein CML21 isoform X1 has translation MLSASNGCRRTACGLAVNKLWSILSFLDIDVGVGKVSYVDHLWDFSLLRYRNLLWIWSIPRLIYQPKMGGAVVKGESPKASVPESKLEAKIIEAMKRREVGGSTIKSLNTIILKFPKIDESLRKCKATFEEFDEDGNGAIDLQELKHCLNKMEISFTDEETNDLFEACDINEDMGMNFNEFIVLLCLVYLLKEDPTSKHTVSKKSCIGIPNLEATFETIVDAFVFLDKNKDGYVSKNEMVDAINETTSGERSSGRIAMKRFEEMDWDKNGTVNFKEFLFAFTSWVGIEDFEDEEEEEDS, from the exons ATGCTTTCGGCTTCAAACGGATGTAGGAGGACGGCGTGTGGACTTGCAGTAAATAAGCTTTGGTCGATACTATCCTTTCTTGACATAGACGTAGGTGTGGGAAAAGTTAGCTATGTGGACCATCTTTGGGATTTTTCGTTGCTCCGATATAGGAACTTGCTATGGATTTG GAGCATACCGCGATTGATTTACCAACCGAAAATGGGAGGTGCAGTGGTTAAGGGAGAGTCTCCTAAGGCTTCGGTACCAGAGTCGAAGCTCGAGGCTAAAATAATCGAGGCCATGAAGAGGAGAGAAGTTGGAGGGAGCACCATAAAATCATTGAACACCATTATCTTAAAATTCCCCAAAATCGACGAAAGCTTAAGAAAGTGCAAAGCAACATTCGAAGAATTTG ACGAGGATGGAAATGGAGCAATAGATCTACAAGAACTGAAGCACTGTCTCAACAAGATGGAAATTAGTTTCACGGATGAGGAAACCAATGATCTCTTTGAGGCGTGTGATATAAACGAAGACATGGGAATGAACTTCAATGAATTTATTGTTCTTCTGTGTCTCGTCTACCTTTTGAAGGAAGATCCGACCTCAAAGCATACAGTTTCGAAA AAATCATGCATTGGAATACCTAATCTGGAGGCTACCTTTGAAACAATAGTGGATGCATTTGTGTTTTTGGACAAGAACAAGGATGGCTATGTGAGCAAGAACGAGATGGTTGATGCTATAAACGAAACTACTTCAGGGGAACGGTCTTCTGGGAGAATAGCCATGAAAAGATTTG AAGAGATGGACTGGGATAAAAATGGGACAGTGAACTTCAAGGAGTTTCTTTTTGCTTTTACTAGTTGGGTTGGGATCGAAGATTTTGAggacgaagaagaagaagaagattctTGA